Part of the Desulfatiglans anilini DSM 4660 genome is shown below.
ACACCCCTTGCAGCGTTCTTCTCTAAATTTGATCAAGGCCATGATTCAGCATGTCTTTCTACGCAGTTTCCGAGCCTTCTTTTCCGGATCGGGGACAGTCGGTTCGACAGGGTTGGTTCCGGATCTAAACCTATTACGTTTCGAGGACGAAAATGACCTCCAGGCGCACGCGGAACTCTTTGATTTGTCCTTCTTCTACGGAGACACGCTGCTCGATGACACGCAACCCGGTGATTCCCCGCAGAGTGCGGTTCGCCCTTTCGAAACCGACCCGGATGGCTTCATCGAAACTGTGGGGTGACGCTGCGATAATCTCCGTTACCCTTGCAACACGTTCCATGTCTACCTCTCCTGTTTCCAAATCGAATCCTCTTCGTAGCTTTTATTGGGCGTCTTCCCAGATGACGGGCGTGAGCAGCCGTTCGTTGTTCCGCATATCCTGTCGAAGAAGTCTATGCAATCGGGCATAGCCTGGACCGGGGGTGCCGTCTCCGATGGTGCGGCCGTCGAAGCGAACAACCGGCAGGATGTCGAGAGACGTTCCCGTGAGGAAAACCTCCCGGGCCTGATAGGCCTCCTCGGGGGGTATTTCGCCGAAGACGGCGTCTTTGAGGTGTCCCTCCTGCACCAGCTGCCGGGCCAGCTCGAAAACCCGCTGCTCGGTGATGCCCGAAAGCGTCGTGTCCAGTCCGGGGAATTTCAGAATGCCCTCTGCCGTGACGATACCGAGGTTTTCCGTCGAACCCTCGGCAAGAAATCCCTTTTCATCCAACCCGACGGAATACCCGCAGCCCGCCTCGACCGCCTCCATCTTCATCAGAACATTGGGCAGATAGTCACAGGATTTGATGGTGGCAAAAAACGATTTTTTGATGGGGATGCGGCTTGTAATGATGGAAATGCCCTCCCGGTAGTGGGCTTCTGGCAGGCCTTTGAACCGGATCACGTTGACGTACAACTGGCTTTCAGGACAATCGAACGGGTTGGCGGTGAAACTTCCCGGACCACGCGACACCATTAGGCGGATCAGGCAGTCCCTTTGGCCGCCTTTCCGTACGAGAAACCGGATCAGATCTCTAATATCGGCATAGACTTCGGGCGGGGAGAGGGAAATGGCGCGGGCCGAACGGTTCAGCCGCTTGAGATGCTCCTCCATCTGGTAGATCTTGCCGTCGACGCAGCGCATGACGTCGAAGACCCCGTCGCCCCGGTGGACAAGGTGGTCGTCGACAGGGATCAACATCAGGTCGGGATCCGTCGTGAATCCTCCCCACTGGGTCGAGTACATCGTCAGGTAATTATGCTGCCAGGGTTTTTCCCGGGCGCTGATACGGTCGAAAAAATCGGTTCTGGTGATCTCTGGAAGTTTCATCATCGATGACGGGAAGACCCCATGATCCACGGTGTACAGATCCCTGCCACCGGAGCGTTGAATAAGGTTCGATGCCTGCCACTCGAAAGGCCGATAAGGAAACGGTTTGATGCGTATCAACCGTGACAAGTGCTTGACACCATTATAACCAAAAACTACCATACTAGCCGATCCGGTCAGAAAGCTAAACAATTAAATTCTAAAAATCAATCAATTTTTGTGTTCCTGTCTTGAAAGGAAGCTGGAGCGTGCGGGTCGGCCCCCGGGACCCGGTTGTGGAAAGCCGGAGGTGCCGCTGATCGTCCACGGTTGAGCCGGGGCCCCGAAGCTCGACCATGCCAGAAAGGAAGCCTTCCCATGAGTGAAAGACAATTCTTGGTGGATGATATCACCATCAAGGACACATGGCGCATGTTCAACATCATTGCCGAATTTGTCGACGGCTTCGATGTCCTGCCGGACGTGCATCCGGCGGTCACCATCTTCGGCTCCGCGCGCGCCAAACCCCAGAGCCAGGCTTATAAGATGACCGTCAAGACCTCCCGGCTGCTGGTTGAAAACGGGTTCAACGTCATCTCCGGCGGAGGCCCGGGGATCATGGAGGCGGCCAACAAGGGCGCGGCCGATGCGGGTGGCAAATCCGTCGGCCTGCACATCGAACTCCCGAACGAGCAGCAGGCGAACCCTTATTCGAATATCAGATTGAATTTCAAATACTTCTTCATTCGTAAGGTTATGTTCGTCAAATACGCCGTCGCTTACATTATCATGCCGGGAGGTTTCGGGACCCTCGACGAACTTTTCGAGGCCCTGACGCTGATCCAGACGGAACGGATCCGTTCCTTCCCCGTGATCATGATCGGCTCGAAATTCTGGGGAGGTCTGGTGGACTGGATCAGAGACACCATGCTCAAGGGGAAGACCATTTCGCCCTCAGACCTCGACATTTTCCGGGTCGTGGACACGCCCGAGGAGGCCGTGGGGATCATCAAAAGGCGTGTCATTGTCTGAGCTGACCTCCGAAGAGAGACGAATGGTCACGGAGTGGGCCGAGGGCCTGCGCTGTCCCCTGGGCGATCGGGCCCTTGGCCTGTTGGGGGCCTATCTCGCCGAGCTTTGGGAGTGGAATCGACGGATGAATCTGACCGGCCTGCGCTCCCGCGAGGAAGTGGTCCGTGAATTGCTCCTGGATTCCCTGATGGCCGGATCGATTCTCCCCGCAGGAGGAAGCCTGCTCGATATCGGTTCGGGTGCGGGATTTCCGGCTATTCCCATCAAGATCTGTCAGCCGGCCGTGATGGTCCATCTGCTGGAAGCCAATGCGCGGCGGGTCTCGTTTCTGCGGCATGTCATCCGGGTGATGCGGCTCGAGGGGATCGAAGTGTTCAGGGGCAGGGCAGGGGAAGACTGGTCAAAACGCAGCGCCGGCGGCTACTCGTGCGTTACGGCACGGGCTGTAGCGCCTCCCCCGCAGGCTTTGCGGCTGGGGGCACCCTATCTCGCTCCCAGCGGCCGAATGCTGCTTTTTGCAGGAGAAGACCTGACGGCTGTGGTGAACAGCATTGATCCGCAATTGCAAATCTTTTCAATCCGTTTGGAGCAGGTGCTTCCGTACCGGCTGCCTCGAAAACCGACGCTTCGCCACCTCCTGGTCTTGGCGAAACGCGACGCCGACGACCCTGTAAGAGAAGGCCATTAGATTTCAACCTGGCGCACACCACCCGTTGCTTCACCGCGCAGAGGCCAGCCGCCCGGCGCTTTCGGGGGTGCAGCGTTTGGTCTTCCGGATAGGCTCTGGGTGAAAAAGGCCTCAGTGCGACGATTCCAGTGCATGGAAAACCGTTGCAACCTGGTTGTCGATGTACTGATCGAGGGTCAAGCGGTTTTTGAAATGCCAGTGTTTCAAAACCCACATGTGGGCCATGATGATGATGTTGTAGGCCATCAAATCAACGTCGACCTTTCTGAAAAGGCCTTGTTCTATGCCATCCTCCAGAATGCCCGCGAAAATCCGGCTGATATCCACCTCCATTTGCATGATGCGCGTTTTCGATGCCCGATCCAGTGAGGCGGATTTCTGGTAAAAAAGAAGCACTTTTTCCTTTTCGCGGTCCAGAATTCGATGGTAAATGACCAAGGCAATCGCCAGCTTTTCTTCCGGGTCCTGGATGTCTTCAAGCTCGCGGGTCAAATTTTCACGGAAGGCTCCGAGCAGGTCTTCCATGATGAGGCGCATGATCTCCGACTTGTTTTTGACGTAATGGTAGGTGACAGGCAGGCTTACTCCGGCCGCCTCGGAGATTTCCTGTATCGATGTGGAAGCGAACCCTTTCCTGGCATAAAGATTTGCCGCCGTGTCGACAATCTGACGACGCACTTTGTCTGATGAAGCAATTTGATCGAGGACCGTCAGCTTTTTAAATGTTCTATACATGGAAGCTCTCTCATGAAGGGTGAAATGGATCGGCAAACAGGTGATGCGGAGATTTCCCCATGTCGAACCAGGTCTGCCCGGTTCCGGTCCAGAAACGAGTTGTCCAGCCTTTTTCTCCGGTCGGAGAGGGAGGAGCCCTCTGCGGTGACGGATAAGATCACCCCTTCGGCCGATCGCTTCGATTTTGACCAGGTCATCGTTTCTGGACTGAACCGCGCCGGTATTCCATATGCATTCTCAAACAGAAGCCGCCTAATCCTTGGTGTACTTGAAGGAAACGTTCAGTCTTGCCCGATAGGATGTGATTTTTCCGTTTTCCACCGTAACGTCCAGTCTGGTTATTTCAGCGACCCGAAGATCCCGCAGTGATGTACCGGCGGTGTCAATCGCGGTCTTGGCCGCTTCTTCCCAGGACACATCACTCGTCCCCACCAATTGGATGATCTTGTAAGTGCTTCCAGCCATTTCGTTTCTCCTTTCCTCTGATGTGAAGGTTAGCGCCGATCAGAAGACCTTGGAAAGAGACCACCTCCTTTCCCATTGAGGATGGTTCCAATGCGGGCTCGGCCTGGTGCACCGGCCGCGCAGACGAAACAACGGCAAAAAGAACCGTATTCAGTTTAGCACAAAAACCGCTCTTTTCAAGGGAATCTTTCCGCCGGGACCCTTGTGTCCGGAGGAATCATGCCGCTCGCAGCCACCGGGAAACCATCGAAATCCAGTTCAGGCTCCACACCGGTAAAGAAGGGTTTTTCTTCACACGCTGCGCGTGCGCAGTTCCACCCCTTCGCGGCGGGTCCCGGTTTCTTCACACCTTTCGGGTGCTCAGTCCCACTCCTTCGGGGCGGGTTCCGGCTTGTCCCCTATCAAGGAAAGCGAGCGTTTGTGCGTAAGCGCCAGATGAGCCGTCGCACAAGCAGATCTGCCCGTTGGCGTCGAAAGGGGAAAAAAGATCATGGCAGGATGGAGTCCGGCTCAGCCGGCGGGAAATCCCCAGTCCGCAAGTTGCGCCAGCATCCGTTCCCGGTGGGTTCCCGGCCAGAAACAGCGGCGGCAGACGGGGCAAAAGCGGATGGCCCCATGGTGAATCGCCTGGACATAGTCGGGCACCGTTTCTGAGAGATTGTCCGGAGCGGGTTCCAGAGGGGCGTTGCACCGGATGCACCGGCTGAGCCACTGGGATGACGGGGGATCGATTCCGAGGCTTTCACGCAGCTCCATCAGCTGGGGTCCGGTACGTTCGGCCCGGATGAGCACGGCCCCGGGATGAGAGGCGACGCGTGCCTGCTGCCTCGAGAGCAGGATCCGATCGTCCATGGGGAAGTCGGCGGGAAATCCAGGGCCGTAGCTTCTTTGATAGATCGTATCGAAACCGAGCACCCTCAGCCACTTGGCCAGGCTGCCGAGCATACAGTCGGCGACGAATCTCATCTCTCACCTCCACGTCAGTCTATCTTTGTTGACCGGGAAAAACAATTGTTATAAACCGTAGATCGGCCGCACCTGGTCGAGGAAGTGACCCGGGCGGGCCGGCTGGTTGGGGGTGTAGGAGTTCGCCCCCGACGGGCAGGAGGACTTGGGCAAGAAGAGGACATGAACGGGGTCCGGAATAGCGGAGAGTCCGAGCTTCAGACGCTCGGGTGCAGACCGTCCGGAGACCCTGCTGAAAGGCCAGGCGCCTGGCTCTGGGCCGAAGGCTGCTCTCCAAGACCCGGGCGGGGGTGGAAGGCCGCGTGCGGGTCGGTTTGAGGCGCCAAGCGGCTGTGATGAACTTTCCATCCGGGAATGGTCTTTATTAGCCAATCTCGGCGTCAATCTGCACGTTTGCTTGTGAGGCGACCTGCAGGTCGCCTCAGCGCAAACGCTTAATTTCCTTGATATTGGCTAAAAATCCTCATTCCCGGATTGGAAACTGAGTCCCACCGCGAAATCATTTCCGGATGGATACGAACTATGAGGAAACCAAAATGGAAAAGATGGTAATAGAAGGCGGCCGCCCCCTCCGAGGGGCGGTTTCCGTGAGTGGAGCGAAAAACGCCGCCCTTCCGATTATGGCGGGCTGTCTTCTGGGGGGTGGGCGGCATGTGCTGCGAAATGTCCCCCGGCTGCGGGATATTTCCACGATCGTCAGGATCATGGAGCAGTTGGGGGTGCGCTTCGATGAGGGCGAGGATTTCCTGGGGGTGGACGCCTCGGATTTGAGCGGCTATGAGGCCCCCTACGACCTGGTCAGGACGATGCGCGCCTCGATCCTGCTGCTCGGCCCGCTTCTGGCCAGGCAGGGAAAGGCAAGGATTTCTCTGCCCGGAGGCTGCGCGATCGGAGCCCGGCCGGTCAATCTGCATCTGCGGGCGCTGGTGGCCATGGGTGCGGATATGCATCTCGATCAAGGATATATCCACGCCACGGCCGGCCGGCTGAAAGGGGCCGATATCTTTTTCGACATCCCCACCGTGACCGGCACCGAAAACATCATGATGGCTGCTGTACTGGCGGAAGGCCGGACGGTCCTGCGGAATGCCGCCAACGAGCCCGAGGTGAAAGATTTGGCGGATCTGCTGCGTGCGATGGGGGCGCAGATCGAGGGCGACGGCGGGGACATCATCACGATCGAAGGGGTCGAGAGCCTGAAGGGCGTCGAGCATACCATCATTCCGGACCGGATCGAGACCGGGACCTTCATGATTGCCGCGGCGATGACGGGAGGGGATGTGTCGATCAGCGGCTGCCGGCCGGAACACGTGGGCGCCCTGATGGAGAAGCTCAAGTCCGCGGGGGTCGGCGTGGAGGTCGTGCCGGGTTGCATCCGCGTACAGGGCTCCGAAGAGATCCGCGGGGTGGATATCAAGACCATGCCTTTCCCGGGTTTTCCGACGGATCTGCAGGCGCAGTTCATGGCTCTGATGTGCGTCGCCCGCGGGTCGAGCCTCATTCGCGAGACGATTTTCGAAAACCGGTTTATCCATGTGAGCGAGCTCAAGCGGATGGGCGCCGACATCGAAATCAACGGCAACCAGGCGCTGGTCAGAGGGAGGGAGCGTCTTTCAGCGGCCCCGGTCATGGCAACCGACCTGCGTGCGAGCGCCTGCCTGGTGCTGGCGGGCCTGGCCGCCGAGGGCGGCCGGACCGAGGTCAGCCGGATCTATCACCTCGACCGGGGCTACGAGGCGCTGGATGTGAAGTTTCAGGGCCTCGGCGCTGCGATCTGGCGCGAGAAAGAATGAAACAATGCACCGGCCGCTTGTTCCCGTTCTTTGTGCATGGGTGGCCGGGATTCTGCTGGGGCACCGGTTCCACTTCGCCGGGGGTTATTTTGTCGCGGCCCTGGGCGCCGCCGCAGCTGTTTTCGTGCTTTTGACCCTTCTTTTCCCCAGGGGCCGCCGTGTGATGTTTCTGCTCCCTGGAATCGTAGCGGCTGCGGCCCTCGTCGAGAGCATCCACCATCCTTTGCCGATCCTCGATGTCCTGGCTCCCCAGGAGCCGCAGCTCGGGCTGGTGGGGACGGTTCTGAATCCTGTCCGTGCCGAAAATGGGCGCGGGCGATTCGCGCTGGCCGTAGAGCGAGTGATCATCGGTCGGACCGCTCTGAGCGCCGACGAGAAGGTTCTCGTCTCTGTTTACGGCAAGGGGGTTCCCCTGCGCGCAGGAGAACGCGTTCAGTTGCCAGCACGGCTTCGCGTTTTCCGCAATTTTGCGAATCCCGGCGCCTATGACTACGAAGGCCAAATGGCCTGCCAAGGGTTCAGCTGCCGGGCGGTGGTTTCGGACGGCCGTCTGGTGGTGCCTCTTGGGTATGGGGAACGGCTCCCTGTCAAAGCGTTTTTCGAAGAAGGACGCGAGCGTTTTCGGGGGCTCTTGATCGAACGGCTCGATGAGCGGAGGGCGGCGTTTTCTCAGGCGATTCTGCTGGGGGATCGGAGCGCTGTCGATCAAACAACGCAGGACCGTTTCAATGTCAGCGGCCTGGCGCACATCCTCGCCGTCTCCGGGCTGCACATGGGTTTGCTGGCTGGGTTGACCTTTTTCGGCTTGCGCCGTTTGCTGCTTTATTCCCCGCATCTGGCGCTGTGCGTGCCGGTGGGTGTCCCGGCTGCATCGGTCACGGCTCTCACCGTCCTGGTCTACCTCGGGATGGCCGGGTTTCAGGTGTCGGCCCAACGGGCCGTCCTCATGGTCTTGATTTTCCTGGGGGCCGGGCTCTGGGGCCGATCGCGGGACAGGTGGTCCACCCTGGCGTTGGCTGCGCTGTTGATCCTCGCGGTGGACCCCCAAGCCATCTTTTCCATCTCCTTTCAACTCTCTTTCGGGGCGGTCGCGGGTCTGCTGTGGTTCATGCCCGTTTTCACGGACAGGCTGGGTCTCAACGCGCCTCGAAAGGGTTCGGAAGGGCGGGGTTCGCGACGCGTATTCGGATATTTTGCCGGGCTCGCGGCGGTTTCTTTGTGCGCCACCCTCTTCCTGCTGCCTTTGACGGTTTATTACTTCCACCGCTTCCCGTTGGTGGTGGTTCCCGCCAATCTCTCGGCTGTTCCCATCTTGGGGTGCTGGGTATTGCCGCTGGGGTTGTTCGGCGCCTTTTTACTCCCGTTTTCGGAGGAGGCGGCCGGGGTTCTGGTCGAAATGTCCGGCTGGGGCCAGTCCGTTGTCCTGTGGCTCGTCCGTTTCTGGGCGGATCTGCCCTGGGCAGGCGTGTGGCTGCCTACTCCGAACGGCTTCGAGATCGCCCTTTTTTACCTGGGACTGCTCTCGCTTTACTTTTTTCGACGAAGTCTCTGGGCGAAGCGGCTGGCGATGTCGGTCGCCTTGCTGGTCCTGTTCGATTCCGTCTATTGGGTCAAACGGGTCTACCTCAACGAGGATATGCGCGTTACCTTTCTGGATGTGGGGCAGGGCAACGCGGCCCTGGTCGAATTTCCCGGGGGAAAGAAAATGCTTGTCGACGGGGGCGGTTTCAGCGGGGGAACCTTCGATGTCGGGCGTATGGTGGTGGCGCCCTTCTTGTGGCAGGCGAAGATTCGACAATTGGATTACCTGGTCCTGAGCCACCCGGAGGCGGATCACATGGGGGGCCTCCCCTTTATCGCGGCATCATTCTCACCGTCGGAATTCTGGTACAACGGGGATACC
Proteins encoded:
- a CDS encoding dodecin family protein; translated protein: MERVARVTEIIAASPHSFDEAIRVGFERANRTLRGITGLRVIEQRVSVEEGQIKEFRVRLEVIFVLET
- a CDS encoding aminotransferase class IV, with product MVVFGYNGVKHLSRLIRIKPFPYRPFEWQASNLIQRSGGRDLYTVDHGVFPSSMMKLPEITRTDFFDRISAREKPWQHNYLTMYSTQWGGFTTDPDLMLIPVDDHLVHRGDGVFDVMRCVDGKIYQMEEHLKRLNRSARAISLSPPEVYADIRDLIRFLVRKGGQRDCLIRLMVSRGPGSFTANPFDCPESQLYVNVIRFKGLPEAHYREGISIITSRIPIKKSFFATIKSCDYLPNVLMKMEAVEAGCGYSVGLDEKGFLAEGSTENLGIVTAEGILKFPGLDTTLSGITEQRVFELARQLVQEGHLKDAVFGEIPPEEAYQAREVFLTGTSLDILPVVRFDGRTIGDGTPGPGYARLHRLLRQDMRNNERLLTPVIWEDAQ
- a CDS encoding TIGR00730 family Rossman fold protein — protein: MSERQFLVDDITIKDTWRMFNIIAEFVDGFDVLPDVHPAVTIFGSARAKPQSQAYKMTVKTSRLLVENGFNVISGGGPGIMEAANKGAADAGGKSVGLHIELPNEQQANPYSNIRLNFKYFFIRKVMFVKYAVAYIIMPGGFGTLDELFEALTLIQTERIRSFPVIMIGSKFWGGLVDWIRDTMLKGKTISPSDLDIFRVVDTPEEAVGIIKRRVIV
- the rsmG gene encoding 16S rRNA (guanine(527)-N(7))-methyltransferase RsmG — its product is MSELTSEERRMVTEWAEGLRCPLGDRALGLLGAYLAELWEWNRRMNLTGLRSREEVVRELLLDSLMAGSILPAGGSLLDIGSGAGFPAIPIKICQPAVMVHLLEANARRVSFLRHVIRVMRLEGIEVFRGRAGEDWSKRSAGGYSCVTARAVAPPPQALRLGAPYLAPSGRMLLFAGEDLTAVVNSIDPQLQIFSIRLEQVLPYRLPRKPTLRHLLVLAKRDADDPVREGH
- a CDS encoding TetR/AcrR family transcriptional regulator — its product is MYRTFKKLTVLDQIASSDKVRRQIVDTAANLYARKGFASTSIQEISEAAGVSLPVTYHYVKNKSEIMRLIMEDLLGAFRENLTRELEDIQDPEEKLAIALVIYHRILDREKEKVLLFYQKSASLDRASKTRIMQMEVDISRIFAGILEDGIEQGLFRKVDVDLMAYNIIIMAHMWVLKHWHFKNRLTLDQYIDNQVATVFHALESSH
- a CDS encoding dodecin family protein — its product is MAGSTYKIIQLVGTSDVSWEEAAKTAIDTAGTSLRDLRVAEITRLDVTVENGKITSYRARLNVSFKYTKD
- a CDS encoding Mut7-C RNAse domain-containing protein; amino-acid sequence: MRFVADCMLGSLAKWLRVLGFDTIYQRSYGPGFPADFPMDDRILLSRQQARVASHPGAVLIRAERTGPQLMELRESLGIDPPSSQWLSRCIRCNAPLEPAPDNLSETVPDYVQAIHHGAIRFCPVCRRCFWPGTHRERMLAQLADWGFPAG
- the murA gene encoding UDP-N-acetylglucosamine 1-carboxyvinyltransferase codes for the protein MEKMVIEGGRPLRGAVSVSGAKNAALPIMAGCLLGGGRHVLRNVPRLRDISTIVRIMEQLGVRFDEGEDFLGVDASDLSGYEAPYDLVRTMRASILLLGPLLARQGKARISLPGGCAIGARPVNLHLRALVAMGADMHLDQGYIHATAGRLKGADIFFDIPTVTGTENIMMAAVLAEGRTVLRNAANEPEVKDLADLLRAMGAQIEGDGGDIITIEGVESLKGVEHTIIPDRIETGTFMIAAAMTGGDVSISGCRPEHVGALMEKLKSAGVGVEVVPGCIRVQGSEEIRGVDIKTMPFPGFPTDLQAQFMALMCVARGSSLIRETIFENRFIHVSELKRMGADIEINGNQALVRGRERLSAAPVMATDLRASACLVLAGLAAEGGRTEVSRIYHLDRGYEALDVKFQGLGAAIWREKE
- a CDS encoding DNA internalization-related competence protein ComEC/Rec2, which produces MHRPLVPVLCAWVAGILLGHRFHFAGGYFVAALGAAAAVFVLLTLLFPRGRRVMFLLPGIVAAAALVESIHHPLPILDVLAPQEPQLGLVGTVLNPVRAENGRGRFALAVERVIIGRTALSADEKVLVSVYGKGVPLRAGERVQLPARLRVFRNFANPGAYDYEGQMACQGFSCRAVVSDGRLVVPLGYGERLPVKAFFEEGRERFRGLLIERLDERRAAFSQAILLGDRSAVDQTTQDRFNVSGLAHILAVSGLHMGLLAGLTFFGLRRLLLYSPHLALCVPVGVPAASVTALTVLVYLGMAGFQVSAQRAVLMVLIFLGAGLWGRSRDRWSTLALAALLILAVDPQAIFSISFQLSFGAVAGLLWFMPVFTDRLGLNAPRKGSEGRGSRRVFGYFAGLAAVSLCATLFLLPLTVYYFHRFPLVVVPANLSAVPILGCWVLPLGLFGAFLLPFSEEAAGVLVEMSGWGQSVVLWLVRFWADLPWAGVWLPTPNGFEIALFYLGLLSLYFFRRSLWAKRLAMSVALLVLFDSVYWVKRVYLNEDMRVTFLDVGQGNAALVEFPGGKKMLVDGGGFSGGTFDVGRMVVAPFLWQAKIRQLDYLVLSHPEADHMGGLPFIAASFSPSEFWYNGDTADNDLYRRLALTLEEERIFPRLPPAGPDATMINGVRVEVLQPGKDGMEPEAEGLGFNNRSLVLKLSYQGFAFLFPGDIERPAEALLANRCGEALKSDVLLSPHHGSATSSSDVFLARVRPRICVISCGAGGDFPDARTLAGYSARGCEVFRTDCDGAVVCTVREGRLSMRTYNGRKLELRGAPGEGLL